Proteins from a genomic interval of Actinoalloteichus hymeniacidonis:
- a CDS encoding response regulator, which yields MTESIRLLICEDQALVRTGYVTILSTQPDMTVVGEAADGREAVELGRRLRPDVVVMDVRMPVLDGIEATRRLAGPEVEAPPKVLVVTTFNVDAYVFDALRAGASGFLLKDTPPRQLIDGIRTIARGESLLAPAVTRTLIGRFAERLRPNDTAHPERDHVVRTLTRRELEVLEQLAAGLSNAEIAAQLVIAAETVKTYVSRILTKLDLRDRVQAVVLAYRIGLVQPER from the coding sequence ATGACCGAGTCGATTCGTCTCCTGATCTGCGAGGATCAGGCCTTGGTTCGTACCGGGTACGTCACCATTCTCTCGACACAGCCGGATATGACGGTCGTCGGCGAGGCAGCGGACGGCCGCGAGGCGGTCGAGCTGGGCAGGCGACTGCGCCCCGACGTGGTCGTGATGGACGTCCGCATGCCGGTTCTGGACGGCATCGAGGCGACCCGGCGGCTTGCCGGTCCCGAGGTCGAGGCACCGCCGAAGGTTCTGGTGGTCACCACCTTCAACGTCGATGCGTATGTCTTCGACGCCCTTCGCGCGGGTGCCAGCGGTTTCCTGCTCAAGGACACCCCGCCGCGCCAGCTGATCGACGGCATCCGCACGATCGCCCGGGGCGAGTCCCTATTGGCGCCCGCGGTCACCCGCACCCTGATCGGGCGCTTCGCCGAACGGCTGCGCCCCAACGACACGGCGCACCCGGAACGAGACCACGTCGTGCGGACGCTCACCCGCCGCGAACTGGAGGTTCTCGAACAGCTCGCCGCAGGCCTGTCCAACGCCGAGATCGCCGCGCAGCTGGTCATCGCGGCGGAGACGGTGAAGACCTACGTGTCCCGAATCCTCACCAAACTCGACTTACGCGACCGGGTGCAGGCAGTCGTACTCGCCTACCGGATCGGACTGGTGCAGCCCGAGCGCTGA
- the rpmF gene encoding 50S ribosomal protein L32, translating into MAVPKRKTSRSNTRSRRAQWLKTTPPDLVPIVVNGERQLVPRRLVAYFQRYGN; encoded by the coding sequence ATGGCGGTCCCCAAGCGAAAGACCTCGCGATCCAACACCCGATCGCGTCGGGCTCAATGGCTCAAGACGACCCCGCCGGATCTGGTGCCGATCGTCGTCAACGGCGAACGCCAGCTGGTGCCGCGTCGGCTGGTGGCGTACTTCCAGCGGTACGGAAACTAG
- the mrf gene encoding ribosome hibernation factor-recruiting GTPase MRF, with protein sequence MTDANRTPLILSCGISRDANQRLADRLGGDGTAVVHHDLRQISSGVVLRTVKIGSRESSTTLELAHGCVSCTLREDLLPLLCELAGRQDVARIVVQLDETMEPERVSWAMDNVLVGEGVVTDVAEIQAIVATFDEGTWFEDASGNETLAERGLLGAPGDQRTLAQVALAQVEFADVLVAAGRATDTWTAAKTAAVLRRVAPSAVTLELSTVDERTLLDAVQATARRGEIDDPHGSLLRGEPPLHADCGITVVPFSARRPFHPMRLYDALDVLLEGVIRTRGRVWIASQPDIALWIESAGGGLNIGYLGAWLGAADGPGWDDVSPERRAFASLRWDPVFADRDQEFVVVAHDAYSHDIEEALRDALLTDEELADGPEAWAHYPDPFVREPDDAAESAGEISASNTGGFDN encoded by the coding sequence GTGACCGACGCGAACCGAACCCCACTGATCTTGAGCTGCGGAATCTCCCGAGATGCGAACCAGCGTCTGGCGGACCGACTCGGTGGCGACGGCACAGCCGTGGTCCACCACGACCTTCGGCAGATCTCGTCGGGCGTGGTCCTGCGTACGGTGAAAATCGGCTCGCGCGAGTCCTCGACCACGCTGGAGCTGGCCCACGGCTGTGTGTCCTGCACGCTGCGGGAGGACCTGCTCCCGCTGCTGTGTGAACTCGCAGGCAGGCAGGACGTGGCACGCATCGTGGTGCAGCTCGACGAGACCATGGAACCCGAGCGCGTGAGCTGGGCTATGGACAATGTGCTCGTCGGAGAGGGTGTCGTCACCGACGTCGCCGAGATCCAAGCGATCGTCGCCACCTTCGACGAGGGAACGTGGTTCGAGGATGCCTCGGGAAACGAGACGTTGGCGGAGCGTGGCCTGCTCGGAGCGCCCGGGGACCAGCGCACCCTCGCTCAAGTCGCTCTCGCCCAGGTCGAATTCGCCGACGTACTCGTCGCGGCAGGCCGGGCAACCGACACGTGGACGGCCGCCAAGACTGCGGCGGTCCTGCGGCGGGTGGCACCGTCGGCGGTGACCCTGGAACTGTCCACCGTTGACGAGCGAACGCTCCTGGACGCTGTGCAGGCAACCGCGCGGCGTGGGGAGATCGATGACCCGCACGGATCGTTGCTGCGGGGCGAGCCGCCCTTGCACGCCGACTGCGGCATCACGGTCGTGCCGTTCTCCGCACGCAGGCCGTTCCACCCCATGCGCTTGTACGACGCCCTCGACGTACTGCTGGAAGGGGTGATCCGCACTCGCGGTCGGGTGTGGATCGCCAGCCAACCCGACATCGCGCTCTGGATCGAATCGGCGGGCGGTGGCCTGAACATCGGATATCTCGGCGCGTGGCTCGGTGCGGCGGACGGCCCGGGGTGGGACGACGTATCTCCCGAGCGCCGGGCCTTCGCCTCGCTGCGGTGGGATCCGGTATTCGCCGATCGTGATCAAGAGTTCGTCGTCGTCGCACATGATGCGTACTCACACGACATCGAGGAAGCCCTCCGCGATGCATTGCTGACCGACGAAGAACTCGCCGACGGACCGGAGGCTTGGGCGCATTATCCCGATCCTTTCGTCAGGGAACCGGACGATGCTGCCGAATCCGCCGGGGAGATCTCGGCGAGCAATACGGGCGGATTCGATAACTGA
- a CDS encoding NB-ARC domain-containing protein, with protein sequence MAVTPVGREDILTKLTGLRESRSKSPAVAVLTGQTGIGKTLLAVRAGHDLRADFPDGQLFARLGSGDPCTVLGSFLRSVGIAEHEIPPNLADRERLYRSSTADRRILVVLDDASDAAQVRPLLPAGSGCAVIVAARTRLAGLDGASVTTVGPLGPTEGVAMLASLLGADRVAREPETATRLVQLCEGLPLAIRAAAEKLLARPLWPIDELATRMEDPARRLQELVTGDHDPAERFEEAFHRFTPPYRWAFRRLVSLGTQPFTVEQSAAMLGVDSGSAECPLAELVAAHALMVVGIGEDGSTLFRFPELMRLHVLTHHDETRPPECLPTDVREWTGARIPAAAV encoded by the coding sequence GTGGCTGTCACTCCCGTCGGACGAGAAGACATCCTCACCAAGCTCACCGGGCTCCGCGAAAGCCGATCGAAGTCACCGGCCGTCGCTGTCCTCACGGGGCAGACCGGGATCGGCAAGACCCTGTTAGCAGTGCGTGCAGGGCACGATCTGCGTGCCGATTTTCCCGATGGACAGTTGTTCGCCCGGCTCGGTTCGGGCGACCCCTGCACCGTGCTCGGGTCGTTCCTGCGTTCGGTGGGCATCGCCGAGCACGAGATTCCCCCGAACCTGGCGGACCGAGAGCGCCTGTACCGGAGTTCGACCGCTGACCGGCGGATACTGGTTGTGCTGGACGACGCGAGTGACGCAGCGCAGGTACGACCGCTGCTACCGGCCGGCTCGGGCTGCGCCGTCATCGTCGCCGCTCGCACGCGGCTGGCCGGCCTCGACGGGGCCTCGGTGACCACCGTCGGCCCGTTGGGCCCGACCGAGGGCGTTGCGATGCTGGCCAGCCTGCTCGGTGCGGACCGCGTTGCCCGCGAGCCCGAGACTGCGACACGTCTGGTCCAGCTCTGCGAGGGTCTGCCGTTGGCGATTCGCGCGGCGGCGGAAAAACTCCTCGCGCGTCCGCTGTGGCCGATCGACGAACTGGCAACCCGGATGGAGGACCCCGCGCGGCGACTTCAGGAACTCGTCACCGGAGACCATGATCCCGCAGAACGATTCGAGGAGGCTTTCCACAGGTTCACACCGCCGTATCGGTGGGCGTTCCGGCGGCTCGTCTCGCTCGGGACGCAACCGTTCACCGTCGAGCAATCCGCGGCGATGCTCGGCGTCGACTCAGGCAGCGCGGAGTGCCCGCTGGCGGAACTGGTCGCCGCACACGCGCTGATGGTCGTCGGGATTGGCGAGGATGGATCAACACTTTTCCGGTTTCCCGAGCTGATGCGACTGCATGTTCTCACCCATCACGACGAGACGCGGCCGCCGGAGTGTCTCCCAACCGATGTCCGGGAGTGGACCGGAGCCAGGATTCCGGCGGCCGCCGTCTGA
- a CDS encoding glucose 1-dehydrogenase codes for MNLVGKNALVTAGSRGIGRAIATVLAARGASVVINYHQDRQAAESLVESITDAGGTAFAVRADLGDAADVGRLFSETTSALGGLDIVVNNIGINLVAPIAETDEADFDRTVAVNFKGSFLVMKHAAGLVSDNGRIVNISTGNTRVTMPFIGVYAGTKAAVEQLTFSLAKELGARDVTVNAVLPGLTDTDGLRPEIRENAQSIVQMTPLGRIGNPEDIAEVVAFLASDEARWITGQTIGASGGLS; via the coding sequence ATGAACCTTGTAGGAAAGAACGCGCTCGTCACGGCGGGTTCGCGCGGGATCGGCCGAGCCATCGCCACGGTGCTTGCCGCCCGCGGAGCCAGCGTCGTCATCAACTATCACCAGGACCGGCAGGCCGCCGAGTCACTTGTCGAGTCCATCACCGATGCCGGCGGCACAGCGTTCGCCGTTCGGGCCGATCTGGGCGATGCGGCCGACGTCGGCAGACTGTTCTCCGAGACCACTTCAGCGCTGGGCGGTCTTGACATCGTCGTCAACAACATCGGCATCAACCTCGTCGCCCCGATCGCGGAGACCGACGAAGCCGACTTCGACCGCACGGTCGCAGTGAACTTCAAGGGCTCGTTCTTGGTGATGAAGCACGCCGCCGGACTGGTGTCCGACAACGGCCGGATCGTCAACATCTCCACGGGAAACACCCGCGTCACGATGCCGTTCATCGGTGTCTACGCCGGTACCAAGGCGGCGGTGGAGCAGCTGACCTTCTCGCTCGCCAAGGAACTCGGCGCACGCGACGTGACGGTCAACGCCGTGCTGCCGGGCCTCACCGACACCGACGGCCTGCGCCCGGAGATTCGGGAGAACGCCCAGTCCATCGTTCAGATGACCCCGCTCGGGCGCATCGGAAACCCCGAGGACATCGCCGAAGTCGTCGCGTTCCTCGCCTCAGACGAAGCGCGGTGGATCACCGGCCAGACCATCGGCGCCTCTGGCGGTCTGTCCTAA
- a CDS encoding MFS transporter: protein MPDDVRITGRAVNRTITVLMLSLFTVGSAEFVIAGLLPSIATDLDVTIYAAGMLVSAYAIAIVLAGPAITLLTARFSRRPLMLGLMILFVAGNALGAIAPTYEILLISRIASALTHCTFFALALVIGAGAVPAHKQGAAIARLAIGLNMANVLGVPLGTLLAASWGWRSTLWAVAALGALALVLVRVVIPAPEGIQRTGKDSVVGELRVLRRRPVLMAIAMSALSCGGVFAAYTFIAPILENLSGYPAQATGGLLLLFGLGAFTGSIIGGRLTDRTLLPSLTGVLAAVPVVLALYALLATNRWPSAVGLFVFGLSFGAILPALQARVMRSAGSDAPTLALAVNIAAMNIGIAFGSWLGGTILDQGHGLQFVILAGAVIAAAGFLLALAELLKERRIKEMTG, encoded by the coding sequence GTGCCCGACGACGTACGCATCACGGGACGAGCGGTGAACCGGACGATCACGGTGCTCATGCTCAGCCTGTTCACCGTCGGGAGTGCTGAGTTCGTCATCGCGGGCCTACTGCCCAGCATCGCCACCGACCTCGACGTGACCATCTACGCTGCCGGGATGCTGGTGAGCGCCTATGCGATCGCCATCGTGCTCGCCGGGCCTGCGATCACATTACTGACCGCGCGGTTCTCGCGTAGGCCGCTGATGCTCGGGTTGATGATCTTGTTTGTCGCCGGAAATGCGCTCGGTGCTATCGCGCCAACGTACGAGATTCTGCTGATCAGCCGGATCGCCAGCGCACTGACGCACTGCACCTTCTTCGCGCTCGCGCTGGTGATCGGCGCGGGCGCGGTGCCTGCTCACAAGCAGGGCGCCGCGATCGCCCGGCTGGCGATCGGCCTGAACATGGCCAATGTGCTCGGGGTCCCGCTGGGCACACTGCTTGCGGCTAGTTGGGGCTGGCGGTCCACCCTGTGGGCCGTTGCCGCCCTGGGGGCACTCGCGCTCGTGCTGGTCAGGGTGGTGATCCCCGCTCCAGAGGGAATACAGCGGACCGGGAAGGACTCCGTCGTCGGAGAACTCCGGGTACTGCGTCGCAGGCCGGTGCTGATGGCGATCGCGATGAGCGCTCTGAGCTGCGGTGGTGTCTTCGCTGCCTACACGTTCATCGCCCCCATCCTCGAGAATCTCAGCGGATACCCCGCGCAGGCAACCGGCGGCCTACTGCTGCTATTCGGACTCGGCGCATTCACCGGCAGCATCATCGGAGGCCGACTCACCGATCGGACGCTTCTACCTTCGCTGACCGGCGTCCTCGCCGCCGTTCCCGTCGTGCTCGCCCTCTACGCACTGCTCGCCACCAACCGCTGGCCATCTGCGGTCGGACTGTTCGTCTTCGGCCTGTCCTTCGGCGCGATCCTTCCCGCTCTCCAGGCTCGGGTGATGCGTTCCGCCGGTTCGGACGCACCGACACTCGCACTCGCCGTCAACATCGCCGCAATGAACATCGGCATCGCCTTCGGATCCTGGCTCGGCGGAACCATCCTCGACCAGGGCCACGGCCTGCAGTTCGTCATTCTCGCTGGAGCGGTCATCGCCGCAGCAGGTTTCCTTCTCGCCCTCGCCGAGCTGCTGAAAGAGCGTCGAATCAAGGAGATGACCGGATGA
- a CDS encoding LLM class flavin-dependent oxidoreductase codes for MRIGIGLPNQVRDVHAPVIPAWARRAEEAGFATLGTTGRVAYPGVMDTVALAAAAGATTTIGLLSQVMVATTWPGALLAKEAASIDGVSNGRLTLGLGVGIREDDFVVPGHGPRDRGARMDRDLATYRSIWAGEPIPGSPNPAVPAGGRQVPLLFGANTPAAFRRMATSSDGYIAGSVPADLASGAFDAARAAWQAAGRSGQPRLIGLNYFALGDPDRGRANIADYYAATGQFQDLVVDNVHTDAESLRDAVKQFEALGADELILSPGTDDLDEITRLADIVL; via the coding sequence ATGCGCATCGGCATCGGTTTACCCAACCAGGTCCGCGACGTCCACGCCCCGGTGATTCCCGCCTGGGCACGTCGAGCGGAGGAAGCGGGTTTCGCCACGCTGGGCACCACCGGTCGGGTCGCTTATCCGGGTGTGATGGACACCGTCGCCCTTGCTGCGGCCGCCGGGGCCACCACCACGATCGGGCTACTCAGCCAGGTGATGGTGGCGACCACTTGGCCGGGCGCACTGTTGGCCAAGGAGGCAGCGTCGATCGACGGGGTCTCCAACGGCCGGCTCACTCTCGGCCTCGGGGTGGGCATCCGCGAGGACGATTTCGTCGTGCCCGGGCACGGACCCCGGGATCGGGGGGCCCGGATGGACCGCGACCTGGCGACCTACCGGTCGATATGGGCAGGCGAACCCATTCCGGGAAGCCCGAACCCGGCAGTTCCGGCCGGAGGACGGCAGGTGCCGCTGCTGTTCGGCGCCAACACCCCGGCCGCCTTCCGCCGGATGGCCACGTCGTCAGACGGTTACATAGCCGGATCGGTGCCTGCCGACCTGGCGTCCGGCGCTTTCGATGCCGCCCGTGCCGCGTGGCAGGCGGCCGGGCGGTCGGGACAGCCCCGGCTGATCGGCCTCAACTACTTCGCGCTAGGAGATCCCGACCGAGGTCGGGCCAACATCGCCGATTACTACGCCGCTACCGGCCAATTCCAGGACCTCGTCGTTGACAACGTGCACACCGACGCGGAATCACTGCGCGACGCCGTCAAGCAATTCGAGGCCCTGGGCGCCGACGAACTGATCCTCAGCCCAGGAACCGACGACCTCGACGAGATCACCCGCCTGGCCGACATAGTGCTCTGA
- a CDS encoding AfsR/SARP family transcriptional regulator produces the protein MLTFAVLGPFEVRAGDQLINVGGPLPRRLLAILLAAEGQPVSDDSLAEGLWGDRRPRNSAGALQVYVSRLRRVLPGTALQRSASGYRLLAPDTDVTRFRGHLARARALVAGDRPADAHEAFDAALRLWRGEPYEDLADDEWTTAIRAALVEQHDSAQEESAAALLEAGDHAGAVAVLELLVHAAPYRERRWQLLALALYRSGRQADALNAVRRVRTLLAEELGVDPGPELRQLEGRILAQDPALAATGAAAATPGDRPLSSFIGRDADLALLDRLVGMHRLVTVVGPAGAGKTRLAVEWAGRNAVVRLADVTDPAPLVSAVAAAVGVTEFAGDPYEALVKRLRLRGEPLVLDNCEHLAGEVARLVVNLLDRIPALRVVATSRSPLGVDGEHNLPLEPLAADDAVTLLTDRIRAGRPSWSEQDVDRQDLRRLADALDRLPLALELAAARVRTFGVRTLIEHLDDRFTVLGRIPHGTMTPHATLQDAVAWSFDLLSVEERDLAVQLWPYEGGFPLEAAASAAGLRALVSLVDQSVVTAETGGSTARYRMLETIRAYCRSVDRDPAATRTAHAVWVRELVARAVGDLQGVRSATTMAALRLELPNLRAGLAHDLTHAPVEALRTAARLMWFWIRSGLLAEGNRVLTAALAAAPDAPLGDVVRAKTSSAGLLYYTGDVTTARRMLSEAFLAVSLRPGLRSLLAEVRYYQALVQLPGGDPVIALTAAAEAHAIATETQTTWLIAAASMAWGAALVTGGRITDGRHRLRAAVQLADASGLVWTAALSELMLAQTLIDSRDGEALPLLRTSLRRFLDEGDLSNQLAVLHNGALALDAAGDAAGAALLRNIVHFHQAQSGIRPTGRYLQSIVPHGWYEGPPPTQAPTPNDAVAILTGPGRTV, from the coding sequence GTGCTGACGTTCGCGGTGCTGGGTCCATTCGAGGTCCGTGCGGGGGATCAGCTGATCAATGTCGGGGGCCCGCTGCCTCGGAGGCTACTGGCGATTCTGCTCGCTGCGGAAGGGCAACCGGTCTCGGACGACAGCCTGGCCGAAGGACTGTGGGGTGACCGTCGGCCACGCAATTCCGCAGGCGCCCTGCAGGTGTACGTCTCCCGGCTGCGCCGGGTGCTGCCGGGCACGGCGTTGCAGCGCTCCGCCAGTGGCTATCGGCTCCTCGCCCCCGATACCGACGTCACACGGTTTCGCGGCCACCTCGCTCGCGCCCGTGCATTGGTGGCAGGCGACCGCCCCGCCGATGCGCACGAGGCCTTCGATGCGGCGCTGCGGTTGTGGCGCGGGGAACCGTACGAGGACCTGGCCGACGACGAGTGGACGACCGCGATCCGTGCCGCCCTGGTGGAACAGCACGACAGCGCCCAGGAGGAGAGTGCTGCGGCGCTGCTGGAAGCCGGCGACCACGCAGGTGCGGTGGCCGTACTCGAGCTGCTGGTGCACGCCGCGCCGTACCGCGAACGCCGTTGGCAGTTACTGGCGCTGGCGCTCTATCGTTCGGGACGCCAGGCCGACGCCCTGAACGCGGTGCGCCGGGTCCGGACCCTGCTCGCCGAGGAACTGGGTGTCGACCCCGGACCAGAGTTACGTCAGCTCGAAGGCCGGATCCTGGCACAGGACCCGGCCCTGGCGGCCACTGGCGCCGCGGCCGCGACGCCCGGTGATCGGCCGCTGTCGTCGTTCATCGGCCGCGACGCCGACCTGGCCCTGCTGGACCGTCTCGTCGGCATGCACCGGCTCGTCACCGTCGTCGGACCCGCAGGGGCGGGCAAGACCCGCCTGGCCGTGGAATGGGCCGGGCGAAACGCCGTCGTCCGGCTCGCCGATGTGACCGACCCCGCGCCCCTGGTCTCTGCGGTCGCCGCAGCGGTCGGTGTCACCGAGTTCGCCGGGGATCCGTACGAGGCGCTCGTCAAGCGGCTGCGCCTGCGCGGGGAACCCTTGGTGCTCGACAACTGCGAGCACCTCGCCGGGGAGGTGGCCCGGCTCGTCGTCAACCTGCTCGACCGGATTCCCGCGTTGCGGGTGGTGGCCACCAGCCGCAGCCCGCTCGGCGTTGACGGTGAGCACAACCTGCCACTCGAGCCGCTGGCCGCCGACGACGCCGTGACGCTGCTGACCGATCGCATCCGCGCTGGCCGGCCCAGCTGGTCCGAACAGGACGTCGACCGCCAGGATCTGCGCCGCCTCGCCGACGCGCTGGACCGTCTGCCGCTGGCACTGGAACTGGCGGCGGCGCGGGTGCGGACCTTCGGTGTACGGACGCTGATCGAGCATCTGGACGACCGTTTCACCGTGCTGGGCCGGATCCCGCACGGCACGATGACCCCGCACGCGACGTTGCAGGACGCCGTTGCCTGGAGCTTCGATCTCCTCTCCGTCGAGGAGCGTGACCTCGCGGTGCAGCTCTGGCCGTATGAGGGTGGCTTTCCGCTGGAGGCTGCGGCCTCCGCCGCCGGGCTCCGCGCGCTCGTCTCGCTGGTCGACCAGTCCGTGGTCACCGCCGAGACCGGCGGCAGCACGGCGCGCTACCGGATGCTGGAGACGATCCGGGCGTACTGCCGGTCCGTGGACAGAGATCCGGCGGCGACCCGGACCGCCCATGCCGTCTGGGTCCGTGAGCTCGTCGCCCGGGCTGTGGGGGATCTGCAGGGCGTGCGGTCCGCGACCACGATGGCGGCGCTGCGTCTGGAGTTGCCGAATTTGCGCGCGGGGCTCGCGCACGACCTGACGCATGCCCCGGTCGAGGCATTGCGTACGGCCGCGCGGCTCATGTGGTTCTGGATCCGCAGCGGCCTGCTCGCCGAGGGCAACCGGGTGCTGACCGCAGCCCTGGCCGCCGCGCCGGACGCCCCGCTCGGCGACGTCGTGCGGGCCAAGACCTCCTCGGCCGGCCTGTTGTACTACACCGGCGACGTCACCACGGCACGGCGCATGCTGTCCGAGGCGTTCCTGGCGGTGAGCCTGCGCCCGGGGCTTCGCAGCCTGCTCGCCGAGGTCCGCTACTACCAGGCGCTGGTCCAGCTACCGGGCGGCGACCCGGTGATCGCGCTGACCGCGGCGGCCGAGGCGCACGCCATCGCCACCGAGACGCAGACCACCTGGCTGATCGCGGCTGCCTCGATGGCATGGGGCGCAGCCCTTGTCACCGGCGGCCGGATCACCGACGGCAGGCACCGGCTGCGGGCCGCCGTGCAGCTCGCCGACGCCTCCGGGCTGGTTTGGACGGCCGCGCTCAGCGAACTCATGCTCGCCCAGACCCTGATCGATTCGAGGGACGGCGAAGCGCTGCCCCTGCTGCGGACCTCGCTGCGGCGCTTCCTCGACGAAGGTGACCTGAGCAACCAGCTGGCCGTACTGCACAACGGTGCGCTGGCCCTGGATGCGGCTGGCGACGCGGCCGGTGCAGCGCTGCTTCGCAACATCGTCCATTTTCACCAGGCACAGAGCGGCATCCGGCCGACCGGCCGCTACCTCCAGTCGATCGTGCCGCACGGCTGGTACGAGGGCCCTCCTCCCACACAGGCGCCGACGCCCAACGACGCTGTCGCCATCCTGACCGGCCCGGGGCGTACTGTCTGA
- a CDS encoding hemerythrin domain-containing protein, translating into MNNEKMADSRDMIGAHDAMRRQFGALPKLIAGVSAGDADGTAVVAGHVLMMVDFLHAHHTSEDDHVWPRLRERCPDDVGPLIETMDEQHAFIDGELEALAAGGRSWLASADATDRDAVAAVAERLLPALYEHLALEEERILPLIDRHLTEREWKATVEASFGKVTFARRLLMLGMALHGASEEQAQLLRAAVPAVVWHAGRPLGTRLYRTHRKRLAAASRGSDR; encoded by the coding sequence ATGAACAACGAGAAGATGGCCGACAGCCGCGACATGATCGGCGCGCACGACGCTATGCGGCGGCAGTTCGGCGCGCTGCCCAAGCTGATCGCCGGTGTGTCGGCGGGTGACGCGGACGGCACCGCCGTTGTCGCAGGCCACGTCCTGATGATGGTCGACTTCCTACACGCCCATCACACCAGCGAGGACGACCACGTGTGGCCCCGGCTGAGGGAACGCTGCCCCGACGACGTAGGGCCCCTCATCGAGACGATGGACGAGCAGCACGCCTTCATCGACGGTGAGCTGGAGGCGCTCGCTGCGGGCGGCCGGTCTTGGTTGGCCTCCGCCGACGCCACTGACCGAGATGCCGTCGCCGCCGTCGCGGAGCGTCTGTTGCCTGCGCTGTACGAGCATCTGGCGCTGGAGGAGGAGCGGATCCTGCCGCTCATCGATCGCCACCTGACCGAACGCGAGTGGAAGGCGACCGTCGAGGCGTCCTTCGGCAAGGTGACCTTCGCGCGACGTCTGTTGATGCTGGGAATGGCCCTGCACGGAGCGAGCGAGGAGCAGGCCCAACTCCTGCGCGCCGCCGTCCCCGCCGTCGTCTGGCATGCCGGTCGCCCGCTCGGGACCCGTCTCTATCGCACCCACCGCAAGCGCCTGGCCGCCGCCAGCCGGGGTTCGGATCGCTGA
- a CDS encoding SDR family NAD(P)-dependent oxidoreductase, giving the protein MKVLEGKVAVVTGANSGIGLAIARAYRAEGARVFVAGRRQAQLDEVEAELSPDVTGIRCDVGRLEDLDALYATVAEQAGRIDVLVANAGIAIAAPLGEITEEQFDAMFTTNVKGPLFTVQKALPLLSPGASIILTGSTAASRPQPNLPAYGATKAAIRNLVRGFAHDAGTRRYRINVLSPGGTRTQGLQELLSTEELAAAGSSVPLGRLAEAAEIAAAAVFLASDASSYVNGSELAVDGGFAQI; this is encoded by the coding sequence ATGAAGGTGCTCGAAGGCAAGGTCGCGGTTGTGACCGGGGCGAACTCGGGTATTGGGTTGGCGATCGCGCGGGCCTACCGCGCCGAGGGTGCGCGGGTGTTCGTCGCCGGTCGTCGCCAGGCGCAACTCGACGAGGTCGAGGCCGAACTAAGCCCCGACGTCACCGGGATTCGCTGCGACGTGGGTCGACTCGAAGACCTCGACGCGCTCTACGCGACCGTCGCCGAGCAGGCGGGCCGGATCGACGTCCTGGTGGCCAACGCGGGGATCGCGATTGCTGCCCCGCTGGGAGAGATCACCGAAGAGCAGTTCGACGCGATGTTCACCACCAACGTCAAGGGTCCGCTGTTCACCGTGCAGAAGGCGTTGCCACTGCTGTCGCCCGGGGCGTCGATCATCCTCACCGGTTCGACGGCGGCCTCGCGCCCGCAGCCCAACCTGCCCGCGTACGGGGCGACCAAGGCTGCAATCCGCAACCTGGTTCGCGGGTTCGCCCACGACGCCGGGACACGCCGCTACCGGATCAACGTGCTCTCGCCCGGTGGTACCCGCACCCAGGGTTTGCAGGAGCTGCTCTCGACCGAGGAACTCGCCGCCGCCGGGTCGTCGGTTCCGCTTGGCCGCTTGGCCGAAGCAGCGGAGATCGCCGCCGCAGCGGTCTTCCTCGCCTCCGACGCGTCCAGCTACGTCAACGGCTCCGAACTCGCCGTGGACGGCGGCTTCGCTCAGATCTGA